A DNA window from Rhipicephalus sanguineus isolate Rsan-2018 chromosome 8, BIME_Rsan_1.4, whole genome shotgun sequence contains the following coding sequences:
- the LOC119401493 gene encoding uncharacterized protein LOC119401493 isoform X1, whose amino-acid sequence MELVELHDHPEYINACCEILNNQWKRSHAARYRSLSKSSSDLPVSLALIRHREGLDGQVIGHAKLCRVLHNDEACFVESVLVIPEERGKGFGKLVMKLTEDYARKLHEVLPVNTRQGTLLRGYWIHELPSCLWDFRHRGPHGTVCQALRRQTKRTTYQRQIVRRQPFTKSRLLRAVGTAATAATSSPATAAFITAESECDRSGVDDETAVKKYFGRSSELCYVKGVRDQFQCILFSGTSEASLKRIYMRQ is encoded by the exons ATGGAACTTGTCGAACTTCACGATCATCCCGAGTACATAAACGCTTGCTGCGAGATCTTGAACAACCAATGGAAACGCAGTCATGCTGCTCG GTACCGAAGCCTCAGCAAATCCAGCAGCGATTTGCCCGTCTCGCTGGCATTGATCAGGCATCGAGAGGGCCTGGATGGCCAAGTGATTGGCCATGCCAAGCTCTGTCGCGTGCTGCACAACGATGAAGCCTGTTTTGTCGAATCTG TGTTAGTTATTCCAGAGGAAAGAGGAAAAGGTTTCGGGAAGCTAGTCATGAAGCTCACCGAAGATTATGCTCGCAA GCTTCACGAGGTGCTACCTGTCAACACACGACAAGGAACGCTTCTACGAGGCTATTGGATACACGAGCTGCCCTCCTGTTTGTGGG ATTTCAGGCACAGGGGGCCACATGGAACGGTTTGTCAGGCTCTTCGACGGCAAACCAAACGAACCACCTACCAAAGACAAATCGTTCGGCGACAACCGTTCACAAAAAGTCGACTGCTCAGAGCCGTCGGGACAGCTGCCACTGCCGCCACCTCCTCCCCCGCCACCGCGGCCTTCATCACAGCAGAAAGCGAATGTGACCGATCAGGTGTGGATGATGAAACAGCTGTGAAAAAATACTTTGGGAGGTCAAGTGAACTTTGTTATGTTAAAGGTGTTCGCGATCAATTTCAATGCATTTTATTTTCGGGCACCAGTGAAGCCTCACTGAAAAGAATCTACATGCGCCAGTAG
- the LOC119401493 gene encoding N-alpha-acetyltransferase 80 isoform X2, translated as MELVELHDHPEYINACCEILNNQWKRSHAARYRSLSKSSSDLPVSLALIRHREGLDGQVIGHAKLCRVLHNDEACFVESVLVIPEERGKGFGKLVMKLTEDYARKKGFTRCYLSTHDKERFYEAIGYTSCPPVCGISGTGGHMERFVRLFDGKPNEPPTKDKSFGDNRSQKVDCSEPSGQLPLPPPPPPPPRPSSQQKANVTDQVWMMKQL; from the exons ATGGAACTTGTCGAACTTCACGATCATCCCGAGTACATAAACGCTTGCTGCGAGATCTTGAACAACCAATGGAAACGCAGTCATGCTGCTCG GTACCGAAGCCTCAGCAAATCCAGCAGCGATTTGCCCGTCTCGCTGGCATTGATCAGGCATCGAGAGGGCCTGGATGGCCAAGTGATTGGCCATGCCAAGCTCTGTCGCGTGCTGCACAACGATGAAGCCTGTTTTGTCGAATCTG TGTTAGTTATTCCAGAGGAAAGAGGAAAAGGTTTCGGGAAGCTAGTCATGAAGCTCACCGAAGATTATGCTCGCAA GAAAGGCTTCACGAGGTGCTACCTGTCAACACACGACAAGGAACGCTTCTACGAGGCTATTGGATACACGAGCTGCCCTCCTGTTTGTGGG ATTTCAGGCACAGGGGGCCACATGGAACGGTTTGTCAGGCTCTTCGACGGCAAACCAAACGAACCACCTACCAAAGACAAATCGTTCGGCGACAACCGTTCACAAAAAGTCGACTGCTCAGAGCCGTCGGGACAGCTGCCACTGCCGCCACCTCCTCCCCCGCCACCGCGGCCTTCATCACAGCAGAAAGCGAATGTGACCGATCAGGTGTGGATGATGAAACAGCTGTGA